One genomic window of Quercus lobata isolate SW786 chromosome 9, ValleyOak3.0 Primary Assembly, whole genome shotgun sequence includes the following:
- the LOC115960809 gene encoding rhodanese-like domain-containing protein 14, chloroplastic, whose protein sequence is MATITSITLHSSTSSLHPNFHSSLLTFSPKHTHDHSSFRVAVRSVSSTRQRMLSHTVPRGLSIRSAATKPAKSPAEEDWKIKREYLLQKKVRSVDVKEALRLQKENNFVILDVRPEAEFKEAHPPGAINVQIYRLIKEWTAWDIARRAAFAFFGIFSGTEENPEFIQSVESKIDKNAKIIVACSAGGTMKPTQNLPEGQQSRSLIAAYLLVLNGYTNVFHLEGGLYEWSKEELPITSEE, encoded by the exons ATGGCTACTATAACTTCAATTACCCTACACTCATCTACATCCTCCTTACATCCTAATTTCCATTCATCACTGCTAACATTTTCTCCAAAACATACTCATGATCATAGTTCCTTCCGGGTAGCAGTGAGATCAGTCAGCTCCACGAGGCAAAGAATGTTGTCACATACTGTGCCAAGGGGCCTGAGTATCCGAAGTGCAGCCACAAAACCTGCAAAATCACCAG CTGAAGAAGACTGGAAGATTAAGAGGGAATATTTGCTACAGAAAAAG GTAAGGAGTGTGGATGTAAAGGAGGCTCTGCGCCTCCAGAAAGAAAACAACTTTGTGATCCTTGATGTACGGCCTGAAGCAGAATTCAAAGAG GCTCATCCACCAGGAGCTATTAATGTGCAAATATATAGGCTTATAAAGGAGTGGACAGCGTGGGACATTGCTAGACGGGCTGCATTTGCATTCTTTGGAATCTTCTCTGGTACAGAAGAAAATCCAGAGTTCATACAGA GTGTGGAatcaaaaatagataaaaatgcAAAGATAATAGTAGCCTGCTCAGCTGGGGGTACAATGAAACCAACCCAAAATCTCCCAGAAGGTCAACAGTCAAG GTCACTTATAGCAGCCTACTTGCTTGTCCTCAATGGTTATACCAATGTCTTCCACTTAGAAGGGGGCCTATACGAATGGTCGAAAGAGGAATTGCCAATAACTTCAGAAGAGTGA
- the LOC115960217 gene encoding UPF0160 protein MYG1, mitochondrial-like: MFTTLGRLMSQNLNHLRVCAFSTATRVGTHNGSFHCDEALACFMLRLTHKFSAAQIVRTRDPKILGSLDAVVDVGGLYDSTRDRYDHHQNGFAEVFGHGFTTKLSSAGLVYKHYGLEIIAKELQLDEGHPDVYRLYLAVYKSFMEAIDAIDNGINQYDTEKPPKYVNNTNLSSRVGSLNLDWVDPDQSSDTENEAFQRAMTLAGSEFWESVQFHAKSWLPARSIVMECIAARDSIDSSGEIMVLMRSCPWKLHIFELEEEMKIDPSIKYVIYQDDRSGNWRLQAVSVSPDKFESRKPLPYLWRGLEHDKLSEVAGIPGCIFVHMSGFIGGNRTYEGALAMARASLKA; this comes from the exons ATGTTTACCACCCTGGGGAGACTGATGAGCCAGAATCTAAACCATCTCAGGGTTTGCGCTTTCTCTACAGCTACAAGAGTTGGAACCCACAATGGCAGCTTTCACTGTGACGAAGCACTCGCCTGCTTCATGCTTCGCCTCACTCACAAATTCTCTGCAGCCCAAATCGTTCGAACCCGAGACCCCAAGATTTTGGGGTCACTGGACGCGGTGGTCGACGTTGGAGGACTTTATGACTCGACCCGAGACCGCTACGACCATCACCAGAATGGCTTTGCCGAAGTGTTCGGTCATGGCTTCACTACTAAGCTCAGTAGTGCTGGCTTGGTCTACAAG cattaTGGGTTGGAGATAATTGCCAAGGAGCTTCAGCTTGATGAAGGACACCCAGATGTGTATCGTTTATACCTAGCAGTGTATAAAAGCTTTATGGAG GCAATTGATGCCATTGATAATGGAATCAATCAGTATGACACTGAAAAACCTCCAAAATATGTAAATAACACAAACTTGTCTTCAAGAGTGGGAAGTCTAAATTTGGACTGGGTGGATCCTGATCAATCATCTGACACAGAAAATGAGGCCTTTCAACGAGCAATGACTCTGGCTGGCAGTGAATTTTGGGAG AGTGTTCAATTCCATGCAAAATCTTGGTTACCAGCACGATCAATTGTAATGGAGTGTATTGCAGCAAGAGATAGTATTGATTCTAGTGGCGAAATCATGGTGCTGATGAGATCTTGCCCA TGGAAGCTTCACATTTTTGAGCTTGAGGAGGAAATGAAGATTGATCCGTCCATCAAATATGTCATTTACCAG GATGATAGGAGTGGAAATTGGCGGTTGCAGGCAGTGTCAGTGTCACCTGACAAATTTGAGAGCCGGAAGCCTCTACCATATCTCTGGAGGGGTTTGGAGCATGACAAACTCTCTGAGGTTGCAGGGATACCTGGTTGCATTTTTGTCCACATGAGTGGGTTTATTGGTGGAAATAGAACTTATGAGGGTGCTCTGGCTATGGCAAGAGCATCTCTCAAGGCCTAG